One part of the Deltaproteobacteria bacterium genome encodes these proteins:
- a CDS encoding nitrogenase component 1 has protein sequence MSESKALPVLPNEPPQGTGESEPDFSQPVVQSYMIGIFLGVNAIEDTYLLVEGPDCIHMKTQYVQGNHDWLSTLTSVSGYHRVANTALHPVEMTASRERELSEFLQRMAARDHVDGLLFTSMPMAFITGADYDRLCSEVGEATGKTIVPIAGKSLSGDFLDGYAEVLQGLAKALPLEGGEPDPKKVALIGNLFDRNEGDNRGNVRHLRELIEGLGVEVTSIWLEGRRFHELSAVKDAGVVVSLPYGRRAAKRVARRTGAKLVESPLPFGLEATEQMLRLIAETTGTEDRLPSVLDRGLAEVIPSLEWIQPFMLQGRKVGFVGDPHLAEAMHQALKVVGAELVVAVITNYPHHARKLAEKLGSGVELIVGPRQMAMSRQLSEAMNRLGVDLLVANSEGANVGPEIASVELGFPSIYTHALYDRPFLGFQGFLAFVDSWTNATRRNELYRHHAKYMKGGAGDGGQDEGRKKEEVRRLAPTA, from the coding sequence ATGAGCGAGTCCAAGGCACTTCCGGTGCTCCCCAACGAGCCCCCGCAGGGTACGGGCGAGTCCGAGCCCGACTTCTCCCAGCCCGTCGTCCAGAGCTACATGATCGGCATCTTCCTCGGGGTGAACGCCATCGAGGACACCTACCTGCTGGTCGAGGGCCCGGACTGCATCCACATGAAGACCCAGTACGTGCAGGGCAACCACGACTGGCTCTCCACGCTGACCAGCGTCTCGGGCTACCACCGCGTGGCCAACACCGCGCTGCACCCGGTGGAGATGACGGCCTCCCGCGAGCGGGAGCTCTCCGAGTTCCTCCAGCGGATGGCCGCCCGCGACCACGTCGACGGCCTGCTCTTCACCTCGATGCCGATGGCCTTCATCACCGGCGCCGACTACGACCGCCTCTGCAGCGAGGTCGGCGAGGCCACCGGCAAGACCATCGTCCCGATCGCCGGCAAGTCCCTCTCCGGCGACTTCCTCGACGGCTACGCCGAGGTGCTCCAGGGCCTGGCGAAGGCCCTCCCCCTCGAGGGGGGTGAGCCCGATCCGAAGAAGGTCGCCCTCATCGGCAACCTCTTCGACCGCAACGAGGGCGACAACCGCGGCAACGTCCGCCACCTGCGGGAGCTCATCGAGGGCCTCGGGGTCGAGGTGACCAGCATCTGGCTCGAGGGCCGCCGCTTCCACGAGCTCTCCGCGGTCAAGGACGCCGGGGTGGTCGTGAGCCTCCCCTACGGGCGGCGCGCGGCGAAGCGGGTCGCCCGGCGCACCGGAGCGAAGCTGGTGGAGAGCCCCCTGCCCTTCGGGCTCGAGGCCACCGAGCAGATGCTCCGCCTGATCGCCGAAACCACCGGCACCGAGGATCGTCTCCCCTCGGTCCTCGATCGAGGCCTGGCCGAGGTCATCCCCTCCCTGGAGTGGATCCAGCCCTTCATGCTGCAGGGCCGGAAGGTCGGCTTCGTCGGCGATCCCCACCTCGCCGAGGCCATGCACCAGGCCCTGAAGGTGGTGGGCGCCGAGCTGGTCGTGGCGGTGATCACCAACTACCCCCACCACGCCCGGAAGCTGGCGGAGAAGCTGGGCTCCGGGGTGGAGCTGATCGTGGGGCCGCGCCAGATGGCGATGAGCCGGCAGCTCTCCGAGGCGATGAACCGGCTGGGCGTGGACCTGCTGGTCGCCAACAGCGAGGGAGCCAACGTGGGCCCCGAGATCGCCTCGGTGGAGCTGGGCTTCCCCTCCATCTACACCCACGCCCTCTACGACCGCCCCTTCCTGGGCTTCCAGGGCTTCCTCGCCTTCGTCGACTCCTGGACCAACGCCACCCGGCGCAACGAACTCTACCGGCACCACGCGAAGTACATGAAGGGCGGCGCCGGGGACGGCGGGCAGGACGAGGGCCGCAAGAAGGAAGAGGTCCGGCGGCTCGCGCCGACCGCCTAG